In one window of Corynebacterium mycetoides DNA:
- a CDS encoding DUF1846 domain-containing protein: MPYTQGFDREKYIEMQSEHISARRAEIGGKLYLEMGGKLFDDHHASRVLPGFTPDNKIAMLERIKDEVEIMVCVNAADIVRQKVRADLGITYEDDVLRLVDVFRERGFLVENVVVTQLEPGNAPAEAFVERLERLGLKVSRHRVIPGYPNDTARIVSDEGFGLNEYAETSRDLIVMTAPGPGSGKLATCLSQVYHEHKRGIPAGYAKFETFPIWNLPLSHPVNLAYEAATADLDDINVIDQYHLEAYGEKVSSYNRDIEVFPLLKSLLKEVTGEEPYQSPTDMGVNMAGYCISDDAACRHAAEQEIIRRYLKELVDERRTDRDSTFSDRISNVMRKAECTVSMRTVVAPALEVAEATGNPGAALELPSGEIVTGKTSDLLGPSAAVLLNALKKLAHIDDDVHLLSPDSIEPIQSLKTTYLGSANPRLHTDEVLIALSASAARNPDAARALEQLPQLRGCDAHTTTILGSVDEGIFRNLGVLVTSEPKYWKKALYHKK, encoded by the coding sequence ATGCCGTACACACAAGGCTTCGACCGCGAGAAGTACATTGAAATGCAGTCCGAGCACATCAGCGCCCGCCGCGCCGAAATCGGAGGGAAGCTCTACCTGGAGATGGGCGGCAAGCTTTTCGACGACCACCATGCGTCCCGCGTCCTTCCCGGCTTCACCCCCGACAACAAGATCGCCATGCTGGAGCGCATCAAGGATGAGGTCGAGATCATGGTGTGCGTCAACGCCGCCGACATCGTGCGGCAGAAAGTCCGCGCCGACCTCGGCATCACCTACGAGGACGACGTGCTGCGCCTGGTCGACGTATTCCGCGAGCGCGGCTTCCTGGTGGAAAACGTGGTTGTCACCCAGCTCGAGCCCGGCAACGCCCCGGCCGAGGCGTTCGTCGAGCGCCTCGAGCGCCTGGGACTCAAGGTGTCGCGCCACCGGGTCATCCCCGGGTACCCGAACGACACGGCGCGGATCGTCTCCGACGAAGGTTTCGGGCTCAACGAGTACGCGGAGACGAGCCGGGACCTCATTGTCATGACCGCGCCGGGCCCGGGCTCCGGCAAGCTGGCCACGTGCCTGTCGCAGGTCTACCACGAGCACAAGCGCGGTATCCCCGCCGGTTACGCCAAGTTTGAGACGTTTCCCATCTGGAACCTGCCGCTGTCGCACCCGGTCAACCTCGCCTACGAGGCCGCTACCGCGGATCTGGATGACATCAACGTCATCGACCAGTACCACCTCGAGGCCTACGGGGAGAAGGTGTCCAGCTACAACCGCGACATCGAGGTCTTCCCGCTGCTCAAATCGCTGCTCAAGGAGGTGACCGGGGAGGAGCCGTACCAGTCGCCCACGGACATGGGTGTGAACATGGCGGGCTACTGCATTTCGGACGACGCGGCCTGCCGCCACGCGGCGGAGCAGGAAATTATCCGCCGCTACCTCAAAGAGCTTGTCGACGAGCGCCGTACCGACCGCGACTCGACCTTCTCCGACCGCATCTCCAACGTGATGCGCAAAGCGGAGTGCACGGTGTCCATGCGCACCGTGGTGGCGCCGGCGCTCGAGGTGGCGGAGGCGACGGGCAACCCCGGTGCCGCGCTGGAGCTACCCAGCGGGGAGATCGTCACGGGCAAGACGTCGGACCTGCTCGGCCCGTCCGCCGCGGTGCTGCTCAATGCACTCAAAAAGCTGGCCCACATCGACGACGACGTCCACCTGCTCTCGCCGGACTCGATCGAGCCGATCCAGTCGCTCAAGACCACCTATCTCGGCTCTGCCAACCCGCGCCTGCACACGGACGAAGTGCTGATCGCCCTGTCCGCCTCGGCCGCCCGCAACCCCGACGCCGCCCGCGCGCTGGAGCAGCTGCCGCAGCTTCGCGGCTGCGACGCGCACACCACCACCATCCTCGGGTCCGTGGACGAAGGCATCTTCCGCAACCTCGGTGTGCTGGTCACCTCCGAGCCGAAGTACTGGAAGAAGGCGCTCTACCACAAGAAATAG
- a CDS encoding malate synthase G produces the protein MTSTTEPPFAGFEDNTERVEVAGLQVAKPLYDFVTNSLLPEIGFDADKFWQEAASYFADLTPKNKQLLERRDDLQRQMDEYYRANPGQPDPAEHEKFLRQIGYMVDQPHGTQIRTENVDPEFSEVAGPQLVVPITNARFAINAANARFGSLYDALYGTDVISEEGGAEPGKGYNPVRGDKVIAWARDFLDKAVPLEGASHADVEKYSVSGGSFAATVNGTEVALANPDVYVGYQGDVNNPEAILLRNNGLHILIQIDPEHPVGKGDKAHVKDVVLEAAVSSIMDFEDSSAAVDGADKAAAYATWFGLNKGDISETVTKGDKSFERTQEDDLFYTAKDGGEVRLHGRAMMLCRNVGHLMTTPAILVDGEEVPEGLLDGLITVASAIPGIREDNPHRNSRTGSMYIVKPKQHGPEEVAFTNEIFDRVEKILSLPQYTVKVGVMDEERRTTVNLDACIDAAADRLVFINTGFLDRTGDEIHTSMYAGPFVRKAGLQTAAWKQAYENNNVDAGIEHGLPGRAQIGKGMWAETEHMAAMLEKKIGQPKEGANTAWVPSPTGATLHATHYHQVDVFAVQEELRNAGRRESLLDILTVPVAEGDIWTEEEKREELDNNCQSILGYVVRWVEQGVGCSKVPDIHNVDLMEDRATLRISSQILANWLVHGVVTEDQVVESLERMAKVVDEQNAGDPNYLPMAADYDQSIGFQAAKDLILKGTESPSGYTEPILHAKRREFKHVHGIA, from the coding sequence ATGACCTCCACGACTGAGCCCCCCTTTGCGGGTTTCGAGGACAACACCGAACGCGTAGAGGTGGCGGGCCTGCAGGTGGCTAAACCGCTGTACGACTTTGTCACTAACTCTCTGCTTCCCGAGATTGGCTTCGACGCAGATAAGTTCTGGCAGGAAGCCGCCAGCTACTTCGCCGATCTCACGCCGAAGAACAAGCAGCTGCTCGAGCGCCGCGACGACCTGCAGCGCCAGATGGACGAGTACTACCGCGCTAACCCGGGCCAGCCGGACCCGGCGGAGCACGAGAAGTTCCTCCGCCAGATCGGCTACATGGTGGATCAGCCGCACGGAACGCAGATCCGCACCGAGAACGTCGACCCGGAGTTCTCCGAGGTGGCCGGCCCGCAGCTCGTGGTGCCCATCACCAACGCCCGCTTCGCCATTAACGCGGCGAACGCCCGCTTCGGCTCGCTGTACGACGCGCTGTACGGAACGGACGTCATCTCCGAGGAGGGCGGCGCGGAGCCGGGCAAGGGTTACAACCCCGTGCGCGGCGACAAGGTGATCGCGTGGGCGCGCGACTTCTTGGATAAGGCCGTCCCGCTCGAGGGTGCCAGCCACGCCGATGTGGAGAAGTACTCGGTGTCCGGCGGCTCCTTCGCCGCCACGGTCAACGGCACCGAGGTCGCGCTCGCCAACCCCGATGTATACGTCGGCTACCAGGGCGACGTGAACAACCCCGAGGCGATTCTTCTGCGCAACAACGGCCTGCACATCCTCATCCAGATCGACCCGGAGCACCCCGTCGGCAAGGGCGACAAGGCGCACGTCAAGGACGTCGTGCTCGAGGCCGCCGTGAGCTCGATCATGGACTTCGAGGACTCTTCCGCCGCCGTCGACGGCGCCGACAAGGCCGCCGCGTACGCCACCTGGTTCGGCCTGAACAAGGGCGATATTTCGGAGACCGTGACCAAGGGCGACAAGTCGTTTGAGCGCACCCAGGAAGACGACCTCTTCTACACCGCGAAGGACGGCGGCGAGGTCCGCCTGCACGGCCGCGCCATGATGCTGTGCCGCAACGTCGGCCACCTCATGACCACCCCGGCCATCCTCGTCGACGGCGAGGAGGTCCCGGAGGGCCTGCTCGACGGCCTGATCACCGTCGCCTCCGCGATCCCGGGCATCCGCGAGGACAACCCGCACCGCAACTCCCGCACCGGGTCGATGTACATCGTCAAACCCAAGCAGCACGGCCCGGAGGAGGTCGCCTTCACCAACGAGATCTTCGATCGCGTGGAGAAGATCCTCAGCCTGCCGCAGTACACCGTCAAGGTCGGCGTCATGGATGAGGAGCGCCGCACCACGGTGAACCTCGACGCCTGCATCGACGCCGCCGCCGATCGCCTGGTGTTCATCAACACCGGCTTCCTCGACCGCACGGGCGATGAGATCCACACCTCGATGTACGCGGGGCCGTTCGTCCGCAAGGCCGGCCTGCAGACCGCAGCGTGGAAGCAGGCTTACGAGAACAACAACGTCGACGCCGGCATCGAACACGGCCTGCCGGGCCGCGCCCAGATCGGCAAGGGCATGTGGGCCGAGACCGAACACATGGCGGCCATGCTGGAGAAGAAGATCGGCCAGCCGAAGGAAGGAGCGAACACCGCGTGGGTGCCGTCGCCGACGGGCGCCACCCTGCACGCCACCCACTACCACCAGGTGGACGTTTTCGCCGTCCAGGAGGAGCTGCGCAACGCCGGCCGCCGCGAGAGCCTGCTCGACATCCTCACCGTGCCGGTCGCCGAGGGCGACATCTGGACGGAGGAGGAAAAGCGCGAGGAGCTGGACAACAACTGCCAGTCCATCCTGGGGTACGTGGTGCGCTGGGTGGAGCAGGGCGTCGGCTGCTCGAAGGTCCCGGACATCCACAACGTCGACCTGATGGAGGACCGCGCCACCCTGCGCATCTCCTCCCAGATTCTGGCGAACTGGCTGGTCCACGGCGTGGTTACCGAGGACCAGGTTGTCGAGTCGCTCGAGCGCATGGCCAAGGTCGTCGACGAGCAGAACGCGGGTGACCCGAACTACCTGCCCATGGCCGCCGACTACGACCAGTCCATCGGTTTCCAGGCCGCGAAGGATCTCATCCTCAAGGGCACCGAGTCGCCGTCGGGCTACACCGAGCCGATCCTGCACGCGAAGCGTCGCGAGTTCAAGCACGTGCACGGCATCGCGTAA
- the aceA gene encoding isocitrate lyase — MTTNTGKVRTAAEIQKDWDENPRWAGVQRDYTAEQVEQLQGTVVEEHTLAKRGAEILWEGVNQGDGKYIHALGALTGNQAVQQVRGGLKAIYLSGWQVAGDANLSGHTYPDQSLYPANSVPNVVRRVNNAMLRADEIARVEGDGSVDNWVVPVVADGEAGFGGALNVYELQKAMIAAGAAGTHWEDQLASEKKCGHLGGKVLIPTQQHIRTLTSARLAADVANTPTVVIARTDAEAATLITSDVDERDQQFLTGEKSAEGYYYVKNGIEPCIARAKSYAPYADLIWMETGTPDLELAKKFSEAVKAEFPDQLLAYNCSPSFNWSKHLSPEEIAKFQKELGAMGFAFQFITLAGFHSLNYGMFDLAHGYAREGMTAFVDLQNREFQAAEERGFTAVKHQREVGAGYFDTIATTVDPNTSTAALKGSTEEAQF, encoded by the coding sequence ATGACCACCAACACAGGCAAGGTACGTACCGCAGCCGAGATCCAGAAGGACTGGGACGAGAACCCCCGTTGGGCGGGCGTTCAGCGCGACTACACCGCGGAGCAGGTTGAGCAGCTCCAGGGCACCGTCGTCGAGGAGCACACCCTGGCTAAGCGCGGCGCGGAGATCCTGTGGGAGGGCGTCAACCAGGGCGACGGCAAGTACATCCACGCCCTCGGCGCTCTCACCGGTAACCAGGCCGTGCAGCAGGTGCGCGGCGGCCTGAAGGCCATTTACCTCTCCGGCTGGCAGGTCGCAGGTGACGCCAACCTCTCCGGCCACACCTACCCGGACCAGTCCCTGTACCCGGCCAACTCCGTTCCCAACGTTGTCCGCCGCGTCAACAACGCGATGCTGCGCGCCGACGAGATCGCCCGCGTCGAGGGCGACGGCTCCGTCGACAACTGGGTTGTCCCGGTCGTCGCTGACGGCGAGGCCGGCTTCGGCGGCGCTCTGAACGTCTATGAGCTGCAGAAGGCCATGATCGCTGCCGGTGCCGCCGGCACCCACTGGGAGGATCAGCTCGCTTCCGAGAAGAAGTGCGGCCACCTCGGCGGCAAGGTCCTCATCCCGACCCAGCAGCACATCCGCACCCTGACCTCCGCTCGCCTGGCTGCCGACGTCGCCAACACCCCGACCGTCGTCATCGCCCGCACCGACGCTGAGGCAGCTACCCTGATCACCTCCGACGTCGACGAGCGCGACCAGCAGTTCCTGACCGGCGAGAAGTCCGCTGAGGGCTACTACTACGTCAAGAACGGCATCGAGCCCTGCATCGCCCGCGCGAAGAGCTACGCTCCGTACGCCGACCTCATCTGGATGGAGACCGGAACCCCGGACCTCGAGCTGGCCAAGAAGTTCTCCGAGGCGGTCAAGGCTGAGTTCCCGGATCAGCTGCTCGCCTACAACTGCTCGCCGTCCTTCAACTGGTCCAAGCACCTCTCCCCCGAGGAGATCGCGAAGTTCCAGAAGGAGCTCGGCGCGATGGGCTTCGCCTTCCAGTTCATCACCCTGGCTGGCTTCCACTCCCTCAACTACGGCATGTTCGACCTGGCTCACGGCTACGCTCGCGAGGGCATGACCGCCTTCGTCGACCTGCAGAACCGCGAGTTCCAGGCTGCCGAGGAGCGCGGCTTCACCGCCGTCAAGCACCAGCGCGAGGTGGGCGCCGGCTACTTCGACACCATCGCCACCACCGTCGACCCGAACACCTCCACCGCAGCCCTGAAGGGCTCCACCGAGGAAGCTCAGTTCTAG
- the rraA gene encoding ribonuclease E activity regulator RraA, which yields MATADIADLYGDQEQLASCDTQFFNYGGNTAFCGEIATIKCFQDNGLVKKTLNSPGNGRVLVIDGHGGLHTALMGDMIAQAGVDNGWAGVVINGAIRDSAEVAKMPFGCKALGTNPRKSAKDGAGELNVQVSFGGVVFYPGHFLYADADGIVVTAEAIDQ from the coding sequence ATGGCTACGGCTGACATCGCCGACCTCTACGGTGACCAAGAGCAGCTGGCAAGCTGCGACACCCAGTTCTTCAACTACGGCGGCAACACCGCGTTCTGCGGTGAGATTGCCACCATCAAGTGCTTCCAAGACAACGGCCTGGTGAAGAAGACGCTCAACTCCCCCGGCAACGGCCGCGTGCTTGTCATCGACGGCCACGGCGGCCTGCACACGGCGCTCATGGGCGACATGATCGCCCAGGCGGGTGTGGACAACGGCTGGGCCGGGGTTGTCATCAACGGCGCGATTCGTGATTCCGCCGAGGTGGCGAAGATGCCGTTCGGCTGCAAGGCGCTGGGCACCAACCCGCGCAAGTCCGCCAAGGACGGCGCCGGCGAGCTCAACGTCCAGGTGTCCTTCGGCGGCGTGGTCTTCTACCCGGGCCACTTCCTCTACGCCGACGCCGACGGCATCGTGGTCACCGCGGAAGCCATCGACCAGTAA
- a CDS encoding Fpg/Nei family DNA glycosylase produces the protein MPEGHVIHRLAAHLNSRFRGGPLAVSSPQGRFEPSLVDASVLTLAEAHGKHLFLEFSTGHIIYIHLGLIGSLRFEPAADVWGQIRLRLVTGDEAANLRGPQFCRYVSPAEMQGIIDRTGHDPLRDDAVPEDLYARVRASKRAIGSLMMDQKLFAGVGNIYRAEALFRQGISPFLPGNQLGRAEFDAVWSDLVELMRYGVEHGRIDTVRDEHTPEAMGRDPRKDDHGGEVYVYRRAGEPCFVCGSPVAVRTVEGRNLFWCPGCQQ, from the coding sequence ATGCCTGAAGGTCACGTGATTCACCGGCTCGCCGCGCACCTGAATTCGAGGTTCCGCGGCGGGCCGTTGGCTGTTTCCTCGCCGCAGGGCAGGTTCGAGCCCTCGCTTGTCGACGCCTCCGTGCTCACGCTCGCCGAAGCCCACGGCAAGCACCTCTTCCTCGAGTTTTCCACCGGGCACATCATCTACATCCACTTAGGTCTCATCGGCAGCCTGCGCTTCGAACCGGCCGCCGACGTGTGGGGGCAGATCCGCTTGCGCCTCGTGACGGGGGACGAGGCCGCCAACCTGCGCGGGCCGCAGTTTTGCCGCTATGTCTCCCCCGCCGAGATGCAGGGCATCATCGACCGCACGGGGCACGACCCCCTGCGTGACGACGCCGTGCCGGAGGACCTGTACGCGCGGGTGCGGGCGTCGAAACGCGCAATTGGCTCGCTCATGATGGACCAGAAGCTGTTCGCCGGCGTGGGCAACATCTACCGCGCCGAGGCGTTGTTCCGCCAGGGCATCTCCCCCTTCCTGCCCGGCAACCAGCTGGGACGCGCCGAGTTCGATGCCGTGTGGTCTGACCTGGTGGAGCTGATGCGCTACGGGGTTGAGCACGGCCGCATCGACACGGTGCGCGACGAGCACACCCCGGAGGCGATGGGACGCGACCCGCGCAAGGACGATCACGGCGGCGAGGTCTATGTCTACCGGCGAGCCGGCGAGCCGTGCTTCGTGTGCGGCAGTCCCGTGGCAGTGCGCACGGTGGAGGGCCGCAACCTGTTTTGGTGCCCTGGGTGCCAGCAGTAA
- a CDS encoding NAD(P)H-hydrate dehydratase, with product MQNLAYTAQQIRAAEQPLLDAQEHPDELMQSAAHAVAQVAESMGLPGRVLVLAGKGGNGGDALYAAAELAMSGREVDAWPVFGTAHERALTAFRNAGGTVVEAPEGEYALVIDGVLGLGGAGDLPARILRATEDATVLSVDVPSGIDADTGQRGGNHVTADVTVTFGGWRLAHALAPECGIQLLADIGTASTCLHDQLRLFDGTPIYRASGTDRAWPEGISALGPAAVPNPEPGFNDDKYTGGVVGIRAGSGSYPGAAVLCTAGAVTATPGMVRYAGPQALEVVRAHPEVVAAETLDQAGRVQAWVFGPGAGADDAASRELEWVLGQDLPVLIDADGLTLLEQHTHLRDLVQRRETPTIITPHDGEFARLREALELGESNRLAEARELASALQCTVVRKGRATIVAHGSGSAEIIDAGNSWAATPGSGDVLAGIIGARMAHDGAQDPQRATDGLAASICIHGMAARLAAETPWGEAQTSASVIAGHVRAATARLIG from the coding sequence ATGCAGAATCTGGCTTACACAGCGCAGCAGATTAGGGCGGCGGAGCAGCCGCTGCTGGACGCCCAGGAACACCCGGACGAGCTGATGCAGTCGGCGGCTCACGCCGTGGCCCAGGTCGCGGAGTCTATGGGTCTGCCCGGCCGAGTGCTCGTCCTCGCGGGCAAGGGTGGCAACGGCGGGGACGCCCTCTACGCCGCCGCCGAGCTGGCCATGTCCGGCCGCGAGGTCGACGCCTGGCCGGTGTTCGGCACGGCTCACGAACGCGCACTTACCGCGTTCCGCAATGCGGGCGGCACGGTGGTTGAGGCGCCTGAGGGGGAGTACGCCCTGGTCATAGACGGTGTCCTCGGCCTCGGCGGCGCAGGTGACCTTCCGGCGCGCATCTTGCGCGCGACTGAGGATGCAACAGTGCTGTCCGTCGACGTGCCCAGCGGAATCGACGCGGACACCGGCCAGCGCGGGGGCAACCACGTAACCGCGGACGTGACCGTCACCTTCGGAGGCTGGCGTCTCGCCCACGCTCTGGCCCCGGAGTGCGGCATCCAGCTGCTCGCCGACATTGGCACCGCGTCGACTTGCCTGCACGACCAGCTGCGGCTTTTCGACGGCACGCCGATCTACCGGGCGTCGGGCACGGATCGCGCGTGGCCGGAGGGGATCAGCGCCCTTGGCCCCGCCGCGGTGCCGAACCCGGAGCCGGGTTTCAACGACGACAAGTACACCGGGGGAGTCGTGGGCATCCGCGCGGGCAGCGGCTCGTACCCGGGCGCGGCGGTCCTGTGCACCGCGGGCGCGGTGACGGCGACCCCGGGCATGGTGCGCTACGCGGGCCCGCAGGCCCTCGAAGTGGTGCGCGCCCACCCGGAGGTCGTGGCAGCCGAGACCCTGGACCAGGCGGGCCGCGTCCAGGCGTGGGTGTTCGGCCCCGGCGCGGGCGCGGACGACGCGGCCAGCCGCGAACTGGAGTGGGTGCTGGGCCAGGACTTGCCCGTGCTTATCGACGCCGACGGGCTCACGTTGTTGGAACAGCACACCCACCTGCGTGATCTCGTGCAACGCAGGGAGACCCCCACTATCATCACGCCCCACGATGGGGAATTCGCGCGGCTGCGTGAAGCGCTGGAGCTGGGCGAATCCAACCGGCTCGCCGAGGCGCGTGAGCTGGCTTCCGCGCTGCAGTGCACGGTGGTGCGCAAGGGCCGGGCGACCATCGTGGCCCACGGGAGCGGTTCCGCGGAGATTATCGACGCGGGCAACTCTTGGGCGGCCACGCCCGGTTCCGGCGACGTGCTGGCCGGAATCATCGGGGCGCGCATGGCGCACGATGGGGCGCAGGACCCGCAGCGCGCCACGGACGGGCTGGCCGCGTCCATCTGCATTCACGGAATGGCGGCCCGGCTGGCGGCGGAGACGCCGTGGGGCGAGGCGCAGACGTCGGCAAGCGTCATCGCCGGGCACGTTCGGGCGGCGACGGCTAGATTGATCGGGTGA
- a CDS encoding MFS transporter — translation MSFAAFVYVTFEMFAVGLILPMAADLGVTEGRIGLLMTVYAGVVAVVTIPLTHVTRRFDRTPLFMSTLVFLLIGVVAQATAVNYAMLVLARVAAALTHGLFWSLVNPMAARLAGPGQTGRAVATVSLGSTMALIVGSPLATFFGAMIGWRQTTWILGALVVAAFVVLQVSLPHMAAVPADGAGRAEGQRSALPSLVVFLTLAVTALFTTYTYLGLIVERTAGPAWVAAGLSLYGVVGIVGVLWAGRRVDRRMIRLNVAPTALMVVAAGIGLLALSFEGASASGLTVAFTVAFIVVFGVGAGALPTVATTVFLFAGGANQDRASALYVVTFQVGIAAGSALGAVAVDGGVLAGTLLSTAVLAAAAGAVLALWSRPILR, via the coding sequence ATGAGTTTCGCGGCGTTCGTTTACGTCACTTTCGAGATGTTCGCCGTCGGGCTGATCTTGCCGATGGCGGCGGATCTCGGGGTGACCGAGGGGCGGATCGGCCTGCTCATGACCGTGTACGCGGGCGTCGTGGCCGTGGTGACCATCCCGTTGACGCACGTGACACGGCGTTTCGACCGCACGCCGCTGTTCATGTCCACGCTTGTGTTCCTGCTCATCGGGGTCGTTGCGCAGGCGACTGCGGTGAACTACGCCATGCTGGTGCTCGCCCGCGTCGCAGCGGCGCTGACCCACGGGCTGTTCTGGTCGCTGGTCAACCCGATGGCCGCGCGCCTGGCGGGGCCCGGGCAGACCGGACGCGCCGTGGCGACGGTGTCGCTGGGCTCCACCATGGCGCTCATCGTGGGATCCCCGCTAGCGACGTTCTTCGGCGCGATGATCGGCTGGCGGCAGACAACCTGGATTCTCGGTGCCCTGGTCGTGGCCGCGTTCGTGGTTCTGCAGGTGTCCCTGCCGCACATGGCGGCGGTGCCTGCGGACGGTGCCGGGCGGGCGGAAGGGCAGCGCTCCGCGCTCCCGTCCCTGGTGGTGTTTTTGACGCTGGCGGTCACCGCGCTGTTTACCACGTATACCTACCTCGGGCTGATCGTGGAGCGTACGGCGGGTCCGGCGTGGGTGGCGGCGGGCCTGTCGCTGTACGGCGTCGTGGGAATTGTCGGCGTGCTGTGGGCCGGGCGCCGCGTGGACCGGCGGATGATCCGCCTCAACGTGGCGCCCACGGCCCTGATGGTCGTTGCCGCAGGTATCGGGCTTCTCGCCCTGAGCTTCGAGGGGGCGTCCGCCTCCGGGCTCACCGTGGCCTTCACCGTGGCCTTCATCGTGGTCTTCGGTGTCGGCGCCGGGGCGCTGCCCACGGTGGCGACCACGGTCTTCCTCTTCGCGGGCGGAGCGAACCAGGACCGGGCCTCGGCCTTGTACGTGGTCACCTTCCAAGTCGGCATCGCCGCCGGCTCTGCGCTGGGAGCGGTGGCCGTCGACGGGGGAGTGCTCGCAGGAACGCTGCTGAGCACGGCTGTTCTCGCCGCGGCCGCGGGAGCGGTGCTTGCTCTGTGGTCGCGACCGATTCTGCGGTGA
- a CDS encoding ABC transporter ATP-binding protein, whose protein sequence is MLTMTDVTVTFPDGERTLTALDNISFAADPGHLTFIVGESGSGKSTLLSAAAGLIIPDSGEVLVGGSPVNDKVRLDKIGMIFQQANLIKALNVREQLLVTDHMRGIKPRAGRADELLETVGLGGLGERRIEQLSGGQRQRVGIARALMGQPPLILADEPTAALDSERSHEIVALLRTLVEENNIAGAFVTHDRSLISERDRVVEVKDGRVTALVGAPVS, encoded by the coding sequence ATGCTCACCATGACCGACGTCACCGTCACCTTCCCCGACGGCGAACGCACCCTCACCGCCCTAGACAACATCTCCTTCGCCGCCGACCCTGGCCATCTGACCTTCATCGTCGGTGAGTCCGGCTCCGGAAAATCCACCCTGCTCTCCGCCGCGGCGGGCCTGATCATCCCGGATTCCGGCGAGGTGCTTGTGGGCGGATCCCCCGTGAACGACAAGGTCCGGCTGGACAAGATCGGCATGATCTTCCAGCAGGCCAACCTGATCAAGGCCCTCAACGTGCGCGAGCAGCTGCTGGTGACCGACCACATGCGCGGCATCAAACCCCGCGCTGGGCGCGCCGACGAACTGCTCGAGACCGTGGGCCTGGGCGGCCTCGGCGAGCGCCGCATCGAGCAGCTCTCCGGCGGCCAGCGGCAGCGCGTCGGCATCGCCCGCGCGCTGATGGGTCAGCCCCCGCTCATTCTTGCCGACGAACCCACCGCCGCCCTGGACTCCGAGCGCAGCCACGAAATTGTCGCGCTGCTGCGCACACTGGTCGAGGAAAACAACATCGCCGGCGCCTTTGTCACCCACGACCGCTCCCTCATTTCGGAGCGCGACAGAGTGGTGGAAGTCAAAGACGGCCGCGTCACCGCTCTCGTCGGGGCGCCGGTGAGCTAG
- a CDS encoding FtsX-like permease family protein, translated as MFVGIREIKGALGRFSLIVGVVGLITLLVVMLTGLTAGLGKQNTSALEALDPQSVTFSNMDDPSYSTSRIALGDVPAGATPLGTGQTMLTTADDTEISAAVLGLPKGTALPTGGVMGDEAVASASLGLTDGDEVGVGGASISVGEVADDLYYSHSPVLWVPTETWQAAMHTDAAGTVLLNSDDSGITLGQSFNALPAYGSEQGSLKLIQGFLYAIAALVTIAFLTVWTIQRTRDLSILRALGASSSYLRKDALGQAALILAIGVIGGGVLALGLGAIAAQVAPFSLNVITVVAPPLALWVLGMAGAWLATSSITKIDPQQALGGIA; from the coding sequence ATGTTCGTAGGAATCAGAGAAATCAAAGGCGCCCTGGGCCGCTTCAGCCTCATCGTCGGCGTGGTCGGGCTGATCACGCTGCTCGTGGTCATGCTGACCGGGCTCACGGCCGGCCTGGGCAAGCAAAACACCTCCGCGCTCGAAGCGCTCGACCCCCAATCCGTCACCTTCAGCAACATGGATGACCCGTCGTACTCCACCTCGCGCATCGCGCTTGGCGACGTCCCGGCGGGCGCCACGCCCCTGGGCACCGGCCAGACAATGCTCACCACCGCTGACGACACCGAAATCTCCGCCGCGGTACTCGGCCTGCCGAAGGGCACCGCGCTCCCCACCGGCGGAGTCATGGGCGACGAGGCCGTCGCCTCCGCCTCGCTCGGATTAACCGACGGTGACGAGGTCGGCGTCGGCGGGGCGTCGATAAGCGTCGGCGAGGTCGCGGACGACCTCTACTACTCCCACTCCCCCGTCCTGTGGGTGCCCACCGAGACGTGGCAGGCCGCGATGCACACCGACGCCGCCGGAACCGTGCTGCTGAACAGCGACGACTCCGGCATCACCCTGGGGCAGTCGTTCAACGCGCTGCCCGCCTACGGATCGGAGCAGGGCTCACTGAAACTCATCCAGGGTTTCCTCTACGCCATCGCGGCGCTGGTCACCATCGCCTTCCTGACCGTGTGGACCATCCAGCGCACCCGCGACCTGTCCATCCTGCGCGCCCTCGGCGCGTCCAGCTCCTACCTGCGCAAGGACGCCCTCGGGCAGGCCGCGCTCATCCTCGCCATCGGCGTGATCGGCGGAGGCGTCCTCGCCCTCGGCCTCGGTGCGATTGCCGCGCAGGTAGCACCGTTTTCCCTCAACGTGATCACCGTCGTCGCCCCGCCGCTCGCCCTGTGGGTGCTCGGCATGGCCGGCGCCTGGCTGGCCACCAGCTCCATTACCAAGATCGACCCGCAGCAAGCACTCGGAGGTATCGCTTAA